In Clupea harengus chromosome 13, Ch_v2.0.2, whole genome shotgun sequence, one DNA window encodes the following:
- the LOC105902261 gene encoding NXPE family member 3-like produces the protein MSVQVMWSYPCGDRKGDGLPLPRPVPQLHMPSSDGLTDQTPKVNNPKVSPVSAINDPGFSADEWDRMLKLVHWAGPDRQITTANMSTSPNHSAFFINDLKGSYYVGEEIHVTIVAKDFTKTPKSYGGDLFQAKVYSDKLKASVFGEVLDHQNGTYSARFTLPWVGLASVAVRLIHSSEAVQALGRHRSTDSKRVFFHGYYVGNDPQGVRVEEKVECSIKWEGVVLSSKKDCCCEYQDAHVGLTWQCLKPQILPCSARVYHSMGGYRFNMTALEKVLFDRQHVNRWLKGDSRLIRVMASNTTIGVRESCKPGLPTPIPSGFYMNDVWTSFVCAARNFAKDDMTQCLKDKHIYMMGDSTTRQWFEYLILAVPTLKPMNLHSVYHVGPHMAVDVQNNIDLHFRSHGLPLRCVKAPVVSLHYMSNEIDGLAGGSHTVVVLNMWAHFTNYPLSYFAYRVSLVRRAVVELLRRAPETKVIIKSANTGIKDIFSSDWFSLQLDRILREGFRGVGVYILDVWQMTSCHYNSDYIHPAPVIIKNEIDILLSFICPK, from the exons atgTCTGTTCAGGTGATGTGGTCATACCCTTGTGGAGACAGGAAAGGTGATGGGCTGCCTCTTCCCAGGCCCGTCCCGCAGCTGCACATGCCCAGCTCCGATGGACTCACTGACCAAACACCAAAGGTCAACAACCCAAAGGTCTCTCCAGTCTCCGCCATTAATGACCCGGGCTTCAGTGCGGATGAGTGGGACCGGATGCTGAAGCTGGTCCACTGGGCCGGACCAGACCGCCAGATTACCACTGCAAACATGAGCACCAGTCCGAACCACTCAGCCTTCTTTATTAATGACCTCAAGGGCAGTTACTATGTGGGGGAGGAGATCCACGTCACAATCGTTGCCAAGGACTTTACCAAAACTCCAAAAAGCTACGGAGGGGATTTGTTTCAGGCAAAGGTTTATTCAGACAAATTAAAg GCCAGTGTGTTTGGAGAGGTGCTGGACCACCAGAACGGTACCTACTCGGCCCGGTTCACCCTGCCCTGGGTCGGCCTGGCGTCGGTGGCAGTCCGCCTGATTCACTCTAGCGAGGCCGTGCAGGCCCTCGGGCGGCACCGGAGCACAGATTCCAAACGTGTCTTCTTCCATGGCTACTACGTGGGCAATGACCCACAGGGTGTTCGAGTGGAAGAGAAGGTGGAGTGCAGCATCAAGTGGGAGGGGGTGGTGCTGAGCTCCAAGAAGGACTGCTGCTGTGAGTACCAGGATGCCCACGTCGGGCTGACGTGGCAGTGCCTCAAACCCCAAATTCTGCCATGCAGCGCCCGCGTGTACCACTCCATGGGTGGCTACCGCTTTAACATGACAGCCCTCGAGAAGGTACTCTTTGACAG GCAACATGTGAACCGGTGGCTCAAGGGGGATTCACGCTTAATTAGAGTCATGGCCTCCAATACAACCATTG GGGTGAGAGAGTCGTGTAAACCTGGGCTGCCCACACCAATACCATCAGGGTTCTACATGAACGACGTCTGGACATCGTTTGTGTGTGCCGCCCGTAATTTTGCAAAGGATGACATGACCCAGTGTCTGAAGGACAAGCACATCTACATGATGGGAGACTCCACCACCAGACAGTGGTTTGAGTACCTCATCCTGGCCGTGCCAA CTCTGAAGCCTATGAACCTCCACTCCGTGTACCATGTGGGGCCCCACATGGCCGTGGACGTGCAGAACAACATTGACCTGCACTTCCGCTCACACGGCCTCCCTCTGCGCTGCGTCAAGGCCCCAGTGGTGTCGCTGCACTACATGAGCAACGAGATCGATGGCTTGGCCGGTGGCTCGCACACCGTCGTTGTCCTCAACATGTGGGCGCACTTCACCAACTACCCGCTATCCTACTTCGCCTACCGGGTGTCGCTGGTCCGCCGCGCGGTCGTGGAGCTGCTGAGGCGGGCACCGGAGACCAAGGTCATCATTAAGTCCGCCAACACGGGGATCAAG GATATCTTTAGCAGTGATTGGTTCTCCTTGCAGCTGGATCGAATCCTGCGAGAAGGGTTCCGTGGCGTAGGAGTTTACATCCTGGACGTGTGGCAGATGACCTCCTGTCACTACAACTCAGATTACATCCATCCTGCCCCAGTGATCATTAAAAATGAAATTGACATACTTCTCTCCTTTATCTGCCCCAAGTAA